The following are from one region of the Leptospira andrefontaineae genome:
- a CDS encoding RNA polymerase sigma factor yields the protein MRDFKVLVTEASKGEEPAWTELMTRFEKYVSSQAIKRIRDQSKAEDLSQEVFLEAWKVLPSLRQPEAFPFLLRRLVLKHSDRILRKKDLLGTELNPEITKAAPRSGDTWRTEVLEALEELPNEEKQLLNLRYFGEMSYEEITEKTGIPIGNLKNRLRRSRELLRRQLLNKSDRKDWLEVLHGPMAIAS from the coding sequence ATGCGCGATTTTAAAGTACTAGTCACAGAAGCTTCCAAAGGAGAAGAACCGGCTTGGACGGAGTTGATGACCCGTTTCGAAAAATACGTCAGTAGTCAGGCTATCAAAAGGATCCGAGATCAATCCAAGGCAGAGGATCTAAGCCAAGAAGTATTTTTAGAAGCCTGGAAAGTTCTTCCTTCTCTTAGGCAGCCGGAAGCATTTCCATTCTTACTCAGAAGGTTGGTGCTGAAACATTCGGATCGTATCTTAAGAAAAAAAGATCTACTTGGAACCGAATTAAATCCTGAGATCACCAAGGCCGCTCCTCGTTCCGGAGACACTTGGAGAACAGAAGTTTTAGAAGCATTAGAAGAACTTCCTAATGAAGAAAAACAACTTCTGAACCTGAGATATTTCGGCGAGATGAGCTACGAAGAGATCACTGAAAAAACAGGGATCCCAATCGGTAATCTTAAAAACCGTTTAAGAAGAAGTAGAGAATTATTACGCAGACAACTTTTGAATAAATCGGACAGAAAAGATTGGTTGGAAGTCCTACATGGACCTATGGCGATCGCTTCCTGA
- a CDS encoding ATP-dependent Clp protease proteolytic subunit, with protein sequence MTDTLVEPIQFPGLRMEDNQLKERKIFLWGQVDDSSAKYVVERLLYLSNQDPEKDITLVINSPGGANTSGMSILDTMDLIPNDVSTVCMGLAASFGALLLLSGTKGKRFAFPHSRIMLHQPHVPGTYQAKATDIGIFASMIERDKKEINRIVSERTGQPLEVVERDTDRDLWLTPSEAQIYGVIDGVLENWK encoded by the coding sequence ATGACTGATACTTTAGTAGAACCAATCCAATTTCCAGGACTCCGTATGGAGGACAACCAACTCAAAGAAAGAAAAATTTTTCTTTGGGGGCAGGTAGATGATTCTTCCGCAAAGTATGTCGTAGAACGTTTATTATACCTTTCTAATCAAGATCCGGAAAAGGACATCACTCTTGTGATCAATAGTCCAGGAGGCGCAAACACTTCAGGTATGTCTATTTTGGATACTATGGATCTGATCCCGAATGATGTGAGCACAGTTTGTATGGGACTCGCTGCAAGTTTCGGTGCTCTACTTCTTCTTTCGGGAACAAAAGGTAAAAGATTCGCATTTCCTCACAGTAGGATCATGTTACATCAACCTCATGTTCCAGGAACTTACCAGGCAAAGGCAACCGATATCGGGATTTTTGCTTCTATGATCGAAAGGGATAAGAAGGAGATCAATCGTATCGTTTCCGAAAGAACCGGCCAACCATTAGAAGTTGTGGAAAGGGATACGGATAGGGATCTTTGGCTTACTCCTTCGGAAGCACAAATTTATGGTGTGATCGACGGAGTTTTGGAAAACTGGAAATAA